A DNA window from Gammaproteobacteria bacterium contains the following coding sequences:
- the hemE gene encoding uroporphyrinogen decarboxylase, which yields MTQLKNDRFLRALMRQPVDVTPVWMMRQAGRYLPEYRATREKAGDFMSLCQAPELACEVTLQPLERFPLDAAILFSDILTVPDAMGLGVYFEEGEGPRFRKPVRTEADVRALGVPDPEGELRYVMDAVRLIRHELHGRVPLIGFSGSPWTLATYMVEGGSSKHFAILKAMLYDRPELLHRLLETLAAAVTAYLNAQIAAGVQAVMLFDTWGGALGPREYQVFSLDYMTRIIAGLNREHEGQVIPIVLFTKGGGQWLEAMADSGADALGLDWTTDISQARARVGDRVALQGNLDPAVLYARPEHIRTEVERVLAGYGAGPGHVFNLGHGIHPQIEPAHAAAMIDAVHELSRPYHAR from the coding sequence ATGACCCAACTGAAGAACGATCGTTTCCTGCGCGCCCTGATGCGCCAGCCCGTGGATGTCACGCCGGTGTGGATGATGCGCCAGGCCGGACGTTATCTGCCTGAATACCGCGCCACGCGCGAGAAGGCCGGCGATTTCATGAGTCTGTGCCAGGCACCCGAGCTGGCCTGCGAGGTGACGTTGCAGCCGCTGGAGCGCTTCCCGCTGGATGCCGCCATCCTGTTCTCCGACATCCTGACCGTGCCGGATGCGATGGGGCTGGGTGTGTACTTCGAGGAAGGCGAGGGCCCGCGCTTCCGTAAACCGGTACGCACCGAGGCGGACGTGCGCGCACTCGGTGTGCCCGACCCGGAAGGCGAGCTGCGGTATGTGATGGACGCCGTGCGCCTGATCCGTCACGAACTGCACGGTCGCGTACCCTTGATCGGCTTTTCCGGCAGCCCATGGACACTGGCGACCTATATGGTCGAGGGCGGCTCGAGCAAGCATTTTGCCATCCTCAAGGCCATGCTCTACGACCGGCCCGAATTGCTGCATCGCTTGCTGGAAACGCTGGCGGCGGCGGTAACCGCCTACCTCAACGCCCAGATCGCGGCCGGCGTCCAGGCGGTCATGCTGTTCGATACCTGGGGCGGCGCCCTGGGACCGCGCGAGTATCAGGTCTTCTCGCTGGACTACATGACCCGGATCATCGCCGGCCTGAACCGCGAACATGAGGGGCAGGTCATACCCATCGTCCTGTTCACCAAGGGTGGCGGACAGTGGCTGGAGGCGATGGCCGACTCCGGTGCCGACGCCCTCGGCCTCGACTGGACCACCGACATCAGCCAGGCGCGTGCGCGCGTCGGCGACCGCGTCGCCCTGCAGGGCAATCTCGACCCGGCGGTGCTCTATGCGCGGCCGGAACACATCCGCACCGAGGTCGAACGGGTGCTTGCCGGCTACGGTGCCGGCCCCGGCCACGTATTCAATCTCGGCCACGGTATCCATCCGCAGATCGAACCGGCGCATGCGGCGGCCATGATCGACGCAGTCCACGAGCTGAGCCGCCCCTACCACGCACGCTGA
- a CDS encoding fructosamine kinase family protein, giving the protein MNIWHDIGEHIRSATGIAVRGARESVGGGCINQAVRLPGVGRDFFVKLNDAAQADMFAAEAEGLREIAATRTVRVPAPVCWGVAGDKTYLVLEHLALGRGGNGALLGTQLAAMHRVTRAEFGWQRDNTIGSTPQINTPTADWVGFWRERRLGYQLELAASNGWGGELQRLGERLLLGLDGLFDDHRPRPSLLHGDLWGGNHGYLADGQPVIFDPAVSFGDREADLAMTELFGGFGDAFQTAYREAWPLETGYPLRRTLYNLYHVLNHLNLFGGGYHDQAVGMLRWLLAELGG; this is encoded by the coding sequence ATGAATATCTGGCACGACATCGGGGAACACATCCGTAGCGCGACCGGCATAGCTGTGCGCGGCGCGCGGGAATCCGTCGGTGGTGGCTGCATCAACCAGGCGGTGCGGCTGCCGGGCGTGGGGCGCGATTTCTTCGTCAAACTCAACGACGCGGCGCAGGCCGACATGTTCGCGGCCGAGGCCGAGGGGCTGCGCGAGATCGCCGCGACGCGCACCGTGCGCGTGCCCGCGCCGGTGTGCTGGGGTGTCGCTGGAGACAAGACCTATCTGGTGCTGGAGCACCTGGCGCTTGGGCGTGGCGGTAATGGTGCGCTGCTCGGCACGCAACTGGCGGCGATGCACCGGGTCACGCGCGCGGAGTTCGGCTGGCAGCGCGACAACACCATCGGCTCGACGCCGCAGATCAATACGCCCACCGCCGACTGGGTCGGCTTCTGGCGCGAGCGCCGGCTGGGCTATCAACTGGAACTGGCAGCCAGTAATGGTTGGGGCGGGGAGTTGCAGCGTCTGGGAGAGCGGCTGCTGCTGGGGCTCGACGGGCTGTTCGATGACCACCGCCCGCGGCCCTCATTGCTGCACGGCGATCTCTGGGGCGGCAATCACGGCTATCTCGCCGACGGGCAGCCGGTGATCTTCGATCCGGCGGTGTCGTTCGGTGACCGGGAGGCCGATCTGGCCATGACGGAGCTGTTCGGCGGGTTCGGCGACGCATTCCAGACGGCCTACCGCGAGGCATGGCCGCTGGAGACGGGTTATCCACTGCGCAGGACGCTGTACAACCTGTACCACGTCCTCAATCATTTGAACCTGTTCGGCGGGGGCTATCACGACCAGGCAGTCGGGATGCTGCGCTGGCTGCTGGCCGAACTGGGCGGGTGA
- a CDS encoding HNH endonuclease, whose translation MPLEWVNYRDAVRLYYLGQVAYACGSTLVRVRGGINARTGLRSQIDLNSIIATHGSNHALRQARDSYIPPLNNAALFKRDAGLCLYCGTHFRDSELSRDHVTPLSQDGADTWNNVVTACKRCNNHKAGRRPEQAQMELLAVPFTPTHAEYIYLQGKRVLADQMEFLRAHFPRHSPLHLRLAAGA comes from the coding sequence ATGCCGCTGGAGTGGGTCAACTACCGGGACGCCGTACGCCTCTATTACCTGGGGCAGGTGGCCTACGCCTGCGGCAGCACCCTGGTACGGGTGCGCGGTGGCATCAATGCGCGTACCGGGTTGCGCAGTCAGATCGATCTCAATTCCATCATCGCGACCCACGGCAGCAATCACGCCCTGAGACAGGCACGCGACAGTTATATCCCACCACTCAACAACGCCGCACTGTTCAAGCGTGATGCCGGCCTGTGTCTCTATTGCGGTACGCATTTCCGTGACAGCGAGTTGTCGCGCGACCATGTGACGCCACTCAGCCAGGACGGTGCGGACACCTGGAACAACGTGGTCACCGCCTGCAAGCGCTGCAACAACCACAAGGCCGGTCGCCGCCCCGAGCAGGCGCAGATGGAGCTGCTGGCCGTCCCGTTCACACCAACCCACGCCGAGTACATCTATCTGCAGGGTAAGCGCGTCCTCGCCGACCAGATGGAATTCCTGCGCGCCCACTTCCCGCGCCACAGCCCACTGCACCTGCGCCTGGCGGCCGGGGCCTGA
- a CDS encoding Re/Si-specific NAD(P)(+) transhydrogenase subunit alpha, with protein sequence MPIVVAVPKETTADERRVALDPSVAERFTKLGCKILLESGAGLSAYQPDSAYASAEAVTDRKTLLGQADVLFKVQPPTLEEADALKEGAVVISFMQAHKNADLVARLRDRKITSFAMELIPRISRAQGMDALSSQAAVAGYKAVLMAADRSGRFFPMLTTAAGTIRPSKVLVIGAGVAGLQAIATARRLGAMVEGYDVRAATKEQVQSLGAKFVDTGVAAEGTGGYARELTDEEKTKQAEILAKHVAAADAVITTAAIPGRPSPRIIPAAVVEQMKPGAVIIDLAAEGGGNCELTRPGEQLEHNGVIIYGPLNVSSMLPVHASEMYAKNLLNFLSPMIKDGKLELDWDDEVIRDSALTHAGEIRHAATRALVEGESS encoded by the coding sequence ATGCCAATTGTTGTGGCCGTACCGAAGGAAACCACCGCGGACGAACGCCGCGTTGCCCTGGACCCCAGCGTCGCCGAGCGCTTCACCAAGCTGGGCTGCAAGATCCTGCTCGAGTCCGGTGCCGGCCTGAGTGCCTACCAACCCGACAGCGCCTACGCCAGCGCCGAGGCCGTTACCGACCGCAAGACCCTGCTCGGCCAGGCGGACGTGCTGTTCAAGGTGCAGCCACCGACCCTGGAAGAGGCCGACGCCCTCAAGGAAGGCGCGGTGGTGATCAGCTTCATGCAGGCGCACAAGAACGCCGACCTGGTCGCCCGGCTGCGCGACCGCAAAATCACCAGTTTTGCCATGGAACTGATCCCGCGCATCTCGCGCGCCCAGGGCATGGATGCGCTGTCCTCGCAGGCTGCGGTCGCGGGTTACAAGGCCGTGCTGATGGCCGCTGACCGCAGCGGACGCTTCTTCCCCATGCTGACCACCGCCGCCGGCACCATCCGCCCGTCCAAGGTGCTGGTGATCGGTGCCGGGGTCGCCGGCCTGCAGGCCATCGCCACCGCCCGGCGCCTCGGCGCCATGGTCGAGGGCTACGACGTGCGCGCCGCCACCAAGGAGCAGGTACAGTCGCTGGGCGCCAAGTTCGTCGATACCGGCGTGGCCGCCGAAGGCACCGGCGGCTATGCGCGGGAGCTGACCGACGAGGAGAAGACCAAGCAGGCCGAGATCCTCGCCAAGCACGTCGCCGCGGCCGATGCCGTCATCACCACCGCCGCCATCCCCGGCCGCCCATCGCCACGCATCATCCCGGCCGCCGTGGTCGAGCAGATGAAGCCCGGCGCGGTGATCATCGACCTGGCCGCCGAGGGCGGTGGCAACTGCGAGCTGACCCGGCCCGGCGAGCAGCTCGAACACAATGGCGTGATCATCTATGGGCCGCTCAACGTGTCCAGCATGCTGCCGGTGCATGCCAGCGAGATGTACGCCAAGAACCTGCTCAATTTCCTCAGCCCGATGATCAAGGATGGCAAACTCGAGCTGGACTGGGACGACGAGGTCATCCGCGACAGCGCGCTGACTCACGCCGGCGAAATCAGGCACGCAGCGACCCGCGCGCTGGTGGAAGGAGAATCCTCATGA
- a CDS encoding NAD(P) transhydrogenase subunit alpha, which translates to MIEGFTALYIFMLAAFTGYEVIARVPVILHTPLMSGSNFVHGIVLVGAMVALGHADTEAEHLIGFIGVMLAAGNAVGGYVVTERMLEMFKSSKEPAK; encoded by the coding sequence ATGATCGAAGGCTTCACGGCACTCTACATCTTCATGCTGGCCGCGTTCACCGGTTACGAGGTGATCGCACGTGTGCCGGTCATCCTGCACACCCCACTGATGTCGGGCTCGAACTTCGTGCATGGCATCGTGCTGGTCGGCGCCATGGTCGCCCTGGGCCATGCCGACACCGAAGCGGAACACCTCATCGGCTTCATCGGCGTCATGCTCGCGGCCGGCAACGCCGTCGGCGGCTACGTCGTCACCGAGCGCATGCTCGAAATGTTCAAGAGCAGTAAGGAGCCCGCGAAATGA
- a CDS encoding NAD(P)(+) transhydrogenase (Re/Si-specific) subunit beta: protein MIELSYFAAAVLFILGLKRMSSPKTARDGIVWAGAGMLVATLATFFYPGMHNYGLIILAILIGGGAAWYTGKKVAMTDMPQMIATYNGMGGGAAAAIAVVELLKGEFHSQSFLVLAVGGGLIGSVAFSGSMIAFAKLQGLMKKSFLFPGQQKLNLVVFIATVIFGLILIFGSSTGGFPLLAFFVLALAFGIMMTLPIGGADMPVVISLYNALTGLAVAFEGFVLGNAAMIIAGTVVGSAGTLLTQLMAKAMNRPISNVLFSGFGASGGEEAAHDAGGVMKEIDASDAAVMMAYASKVIIVPGYGMAVAQAQHKVWEFCKQLEEKGVTVKFAIHPVAGRMPGHMNVLLAEAGVPYDKIYDLEEINAEFPTADVALIIGANDVVNPVARTDPHSPIYGMPILDADKAKNVIVIKRGRGTGFSGIENALFFLDHTRMLYGDGQEVAGKLIQEVKQL, encoded by the coding sequence ATGATTGAGTTGAGTTATTTCGCCGCGGCCGTGCTGTTCATCCTCGGCCTCAAGCGCATGAGCTCGCCGAAGACGGCGCGTGACGGCATCGTCTGGGCCGGTGCCGGCATGCTGGTGGCGACCCTTGCCACCTTCTTCTACCCGGGCATGCACAACTACGGCCTGATCATCCTCGCCATTCTGATCGGCGGCGGCGCCGCCTGGTACACCGGTAAGAAGGTCGCCATGACCGACATGCCGCAGATGATCGCCACCTACAACGGCATGGGTGGCGGTGCCGCGGCGGCGATCGCGGTCGTGGAGCTGCTCAAGGGTGAGTTTCACAGCCAGAGCTTCCTGGTGCTCGCCGTGGGCGGTGGGCTGATCGGCTCGGTGGCCTTCTCCGGCTCCATGATCGCCTTCGCCAAGCTGCAGGGCCTGATGAAGAAATCGTTTCTCTTCCCCGGTCAGCAGAAGCTCAACCTGGTGGTGTTCATCGCGACCGTCATCTTCGGGCTCATACTCATCTTCGGCAGCTCCACGGGCGGCTTCCCGCTGCTGGCATTCTTCGTTTTGGCACTCGCCTTCGGCATTATGATGACCCTGCCGATCGGCGGTGCCGACATGCCGGTGGTGATCTCGCTGTACAACGCCCTGACCGGCCTGGCGGTGGCCTTCGAGGGCTTCGTGCTCGGCAATGCCGCCATGATCATCGCTGGCACGGTGGTGGGCTCGGCCGGCACGCTGCTCACCCAGTTGATGGCCAAGGCCATGAACCGGCCGATCAGCAACGTGCTGTTCTCCGGCTTCGGCGCCAGTGGTGGCGAAGAGGCGGCGCACGACGCCGGCGGCGTCATGAAGGAGATCGATGCCAGTGACGCGGCGGTGATGATGGCCTACGCCAGCAAGGTCATCATCGTGCCCGGCTACGGCATGGCGGTCGCCCAGGCGCAACACAAGGTCTGGGAATTCTGCAAGCAGCTCGAAGAGAAGGGTGTGACGGTGAAGTTCGCCATCCACCCCGTCGCCGGCCGCATGCCCGGTCACATGAACGTGTTGCTGGCCGAGGCCGGTGTGCCCTACGACAAGATCTACGACCTCGAGGAGATCAACGCCGAATTCCCGACCGCCGATGTCGCACTCATCATCGGCGCCAACGACGTGGTCAACCCGGTGGCACGTACCGATCCCCACAGCCCGATCTACGGCATGCCGATCCTCGATGCCGACAAGGCCAAGAACGTCATCGTGATCAAACGCGGCCGCGGCACCGGCTTCTCCGGCATCGAGAACGCCCTGTTCTTCCTCGACCACACGCGCATGCTCTACGGCGACGGCCAGGAAGTGGCGGGCAAGCTGATTCAGGAAGTGAAGCAGCTGTAG
- a CDS encoding cytochrome c-552 like protein, with protein MTVRRTGITLLLSLLVCAPVGAASDADPQPGKQLFETQCGSCHGLELPKSQRLDRFNWKWVIDDMVNEFGATWITEEQQEQILEYLVEAYGPDRPR; from the coding sequence CTGACCGTGCGCCGGACCGGAATCACGTTGCTACTGTCACTGCTCGTCTGCGCCCCGGTCGGGGCGGCGTCGGACGCGGACCCTCAGCCCGGCAAACAGCTGTTTGAAACCCAGTGTGGCAGCTGCCACGGCCTGGAGTTGCCGAAATCGCAGCGCCTGGACCGTTTCAACTGGAAGTGGGTAATCGACGACATGGTCAACGAGTTCGGCGCCACCTGGATCACCGAGGAGCAGCAGGAGCAGATCCTCGAGTACCTGGTGGAGGCCTACGGGCCCGACCGGCCGCGCTGA
- a CDS encoding sulfite oxidase, whose translation MKTDPPKLPDWDALRGKLQDSGAAPEVLDRYDEIVSRRSFFGLVGRGGVAAALLGTGAGGYAALSGLFGRGLIPEAWAEEAEQSVSIPGKPGMIVHSSRPVNGEFAPHELADRVTPTARMFVRNNGTVPARAEARDPQGWKLTIDGEVNRPLEISLDQLRQMPATTVHACIECGGNGRVLFNPQPRGNPWARGAISCSEWKGVRLADLLREAGLKDSAVYTGHYGEDLHLGGKDEPPISRGIPIDKAMEEHTIVAYEVNGEELPGLNGYPVRLVVPGWVGSCSHKWLTRIWVRDQVHDGPKMGGYSYRVPAYPVRPGDVPPESDMVIATSWVIKSMITSPAEDFRVKAGDKVKVRGHAWAGEDKVKDVMISTDFGIHWEKAKLTKSSQKYAWNAFEAEVSFPGRGYYEIWARAFDDQGSSQPIIQPWNPRGYLGNVVHRVSGMVSA comes from the coding sequence ATGAAAACCGATCCCCCCAAGCTCCCCGATTGGGATGCCCTGCGCGGAAAACTGCAGGACAGCGGTGCCGCCCCCGAGGTGCTGGACCGCTACGATGAAATCGTCTCGCGGCGTTCGTTTTTCGGCCTGGTGGGCCGCGGCGGCGTGGCGGCGGCCCTGCTCGGCACCGGTGCCGGCGGCTATGCGGCCCTGAGCGGCCTGTTCGGGCGCGGCCTGATCCCGGAGGCCTGGGCCGAGGAGGCCGAGCAGTCCGTCAGCATCCCTGGCAAGCCGGGCATGATCGTGCACAGCTCCCGACCGGTGAACGGCGAGTTCGCACCCCACGAACTGGCCGATCGGGTCACCCCTACGGCGCGCATGTTCGTGCGCAACAACGGTACGGTGCCGGCGCGCGCCGAGGCCCGCGATCCGCAGGGCTGGAAACTGACCATCGACGGCGAGGTGAACCGGCCGCTGGAGATCAGCTTGGATCAATTGCGGCAGATGCCCGCCACCACGGTGCATGCCTGCATCGAGTGCGGCGGCAACGGCCGCGTCCTGTTCAATCCGCAACCGCGTGGCAACCCCTGGGCTCGGGGCGCCATCAGCTGCTCCGAATGGAAGGGCGTGCGCCTCGCCGATCTGCTGCGCGAAGCGGGCCTCAAGGACAGCGCGGTCTATACCGGCCATTATGGCGAAGACCTGCACCTGGGAGGCAAGGACGAACCGCCCATCTCGCGGGGTATCCCCATCGACAAGGCCATGGAGGAGCACACCATCGTGGCCTATGAAGTAAACGGCGAGGAACTGCCCGGCCTCAACGGGTACCCCGTACGCCTGGTGGTACCCGGCTGGGTCGGGAGCTGTTCGCACAAGTGGCTCACCCGGATCTGGGTGCGCGACCAGGTGCATGACGGCCCCAAGATGGGCGGCTATTCCTACCGGGTCCCGGCCTATCCCGTGCGTCCCGGCGACGTGCCACCCGAATCGGATATGGTCATCGCCACCTCCTGGGTGATCAAGTCCATGATCACCTCGCCTGCCGAGGATTTCCGTGTGAAGGCTGGGGATAAGGTGAAGGTACGCGGCCACGCCTGGGCCGGCGAAGACAAGGTCAAGGACGTGATGATCTCCACCGATTTCGGCATTCACTGGGAGAAGGCCAAGCTGACCAAGTCTTCGCAAAAGTACGCCTGGAATGCCTTCGAAGCGGAGGTCAGCTTCCCCGGTCGTGGCTACTACGAGATCTGGGCGCGGGCCTTCGACGATCAGGGCAGCAGCCAGCCCATCATCCAGCCCTGGAACCCGCGCGGCTATCTCGGCAACGTGGTGCATCGCGTGTCGGGCATGGTCAGCGCCTGA